The Streptomyces sp. ICC1 DNA window GGCCCGCGCGAAGCGGCCGACGGCCTCGAGTTCACGGGGTACCCGCGCTCCGGCGACCAGCCCGGGCCCCCGGAAACACCGGCCCCGCCCGCGCCCGCGCCGCCGCCCACCCATGCCGTCCTGAAGTCCCTGCTCGGCGCGTGGGCCCTGGCGGCCTGCTCCGCGGACGAGACGCTGGCCGTCGAAGACCACCTCACCACGTGCGCGCCCTGCGCCGAGGAGGCGCTGCGGCTGCGCGACGCCGTGGGGCTGCTGCACCCGGAGGAGAGCCTCGACCTCAAGCCGCTGCTGCGCTCGCGCGTGCTGGAGGACTGCCTCGGCAAGCGCCCGGCGCGCATCCCCGTACCGGTGTGGGCGAACCCGTACGACACCGAGACGGCGCGGCTCGACGCGCTGCTGCGGGACTTCGGTGACTCGGAGTGGCACACCCCGGTCCGGCTGAAGTGGTTCGAGGACGAGCAGCGGCAGTCGCGCCGGACCACGGTGGCCGGGGTCATCGGACACCTGCTGTCGGTGGACGGGCTGGTCGCGGCGGCGCTGGGCCTCGACGACCCGCTCGGCCCCGACGTGCGGTCGGCGACCCCGGCGGGCCGTACGGAGCAGTTCTGGGAGGACTCCCCGTACCCGACGACGCGGCGGGTCCGCGAGCCGTGGCGCGAACAGGGCCACACGCTGGTGCGGACGGTGTCCTTCGCGGGCCGCGGCGTGGCCGAACTGGCCGTCGACTACGGGGCCTTCGCGCTGCCCCTCGGCGACGCCTTCCTGGAGCGGGCCTTCGAGTGCTGGGTCCACGCCGTGGACATCGCGGAGGCGGTGGACTATCCGTACGAGCCGCCGTCCGCTCCCCACCTGCACCGCATGATCGACCTGGCGGCCCGCCTGCTGCCCGAGGCGCTGGCCGGGCGCCGGCGGGCCGGGCTGGCGGCTCCGCCGCGCGGGCTGGTCGCGGCCGGGGCACCGGGCCGGACCCTGCACCTGGAGATCGAGGGCGCGGGCGGTGGCGGCTGGGACATCGCGCTGGACTCCCCGGCGGCGAAACCGTCGCCGGAGCACACG harbors:
- a CDS encoding maleylpyruvate isomerase N-terminal domain-containing protein, which codes for MTIPSDGAAEDGEEYERPRGGGPARIPGPREAADGLEFTGYPRSGDQPGPPETPAPPAPAPPPTHAVLKSLLGAWALAACSADETLAVEDHLTTCAPCAEEALRLRDAVGLLHPEESLDLKPLLRSRVLEDCLGKRPARIPVPVWANPYDTETARLDALLRDFGDSEWHTPVRLKWFEDEQRQSRRTTVAGVIGHLLSVDGLVAAALGLDDPLGPDVRSATPAGRTEQFWEDSPYPTTRRVREPWREQGHTLVRTVSFAGRGVAELAVDYGAFALPLGDAFLERAFECWVHAVDIAEAVDYPYEPPSAPHLHRMIDLAARLLPEALAGRRRAGLAAPPRGLVAAGAPGRTLHLEIEGAGGGGWDIALDSPAAKPSPEHTVARIALDGFEFCQLAAGHIFPEDAAIGQNGDREAIRDVLFAAASLSRL